The sequence GGGCCAGCGGGGCGGGCAGCGGCGGCCACGGCCGCGAGCGCAGGGCACGCCCTCGCCAGTGGTTGTCCTCGGCGATCCAGGTCAGGGCGCCGGGGTCCATGCCGACGGCCGCGCCGGCCACGTGACCGGCGCGGGTGGAGGCGGCCAGCAGGCTCCGCGCCGGGATCCGGGCCAGGGACGACCACGCCCGCCGTACGAGCAGGGCGGCCGCCACCGCGGCCACACCCGCCAGGGCCGCGCCGAGCGTCACGGGCGCGGACGCGACGGAGGGGAGGATCCGGCGCGCGGGCCCCGACGCCGACAGCGCCGCGACCCCCGCGAGCACCGTGATCGCGACGAGAGCCACCTGCAGCCATGAGTTCCAGGTCTGCGACGACTGCGAGAGCACGGCCAGCGCCATGCCGCCGGCCGCCGCCGACACGCCCAGGACCACGGCGGCGACCAGCCGCACCGCCAGCTGGTCGGGCGCGCCCAGCACGGCGAGCAGGCCCACCCCGAGCGCGGTCCCGGCCAGCACGGAGATCACGAGGAGAAGCCTCGCGGTCCGTCCCAGCACGCCGCGGCGGTCGAGCGGGGACAGCACCAGCCAGGCGGCGTCGGAGGCCGGCACCGCGACCGGGCCCACCGCGCGGGCGACGGCGAGCAGGCCCGCGTAGACCAGGGCGACGAGAGCCACTCCGGCCCCCATCCGCGACGGATCGGCCTGCCGGGCGACGGCCGCCAGCGCGGAGGAGGCAGGCTGGGCCAGCACCGCTGCCCCTATCGCCAGCCCGAACAGGGCGGTGTAGCGGTCCAGCCAGCTCGCGCGGGTACGGCGGCGCGACCGGATGAACGCGCGGACCTCCGAGACGCCGCTCACGCCCTGCCCCCCGGCTGCCCGTCTCGCGGATGCCCGTTCCCCGGATGCCCGTTCCGGGGGTGCTCGTTCTCCAGGTGCCCGTCTCCTGAGTGTCCGCTCCTCGGGTGCCCGTCCGCCGGGGGCTCGTTCCCGGAGGGCCCGTCCGCCGCATGCCCGTCCGTCAGCACGACCTGGCGGGCCAGGGTGGCCTCGGCGAGCCGGAGGTCGTGGGTGGCCATGATCAC comes from Streptosporangium roseum DSM 43021 and encodes:
- a CDS encoding DUF6297 family protein, with protein sequence MSGVSEVRAFIRSRRRTRASWLDRYTALFGLAIGAAVLAQPASSALAAVARQADPSRMGAGVALVALVYAGLLAVARAVGPVAVPASDAAWLVLSPLDRRGVLGRTARLLLVISVLAGTALGVGLLAVLGAPDQLAVRLVAAVVLGVSAAAGGMALAVLSQSSQTWNSWLQVALVAITVLAGVAALSASGPARRILPSVASAPVTLGAALAGVAAVAAALLVRRAWSSLARIPARSLLAASTRAGHVAGAAVGMDPGALTWIAEDNHWRGRALRSRPWPPLPAPLALAWQDWRRLGRRPGRPAVLLGAAALPSLAAQASGGVTAITVGALLAGALAAAVAGTSGARRDRDNPSLARLLGVDARAALAARALLPALLSAVWLSLALTGLVLAGTLAEGPWWLFGPPAAPVLAAAGLRMARRSPVDHAMPIIETPAGAVPTGPVLWGLTGVDLAVLGCLPLALALAAQPSALGGFLAAQALAGVVVLSSYLLRAAKGR